The following proteins come from a genomic window of Gemmatimonadota bacterium:
- a CDS encoding dienelactone hydrolase family protein, giving the protein MPVAYVACIILAVAALAIHGQQIPYAPTSESEIPEAILGKAGAPRGGDLAYFDEDQATRGYLAEPEGPGPRGAVILIHEWNGLVDRVRQVADALAAEGYVALAADLYSGRTGSNRDENMALVRETLDDMDKIIRNLDAAAAYLRSRPDVNGKIGAMGWCYGGGVALSYALGGENHDATAIFYGRLLDDPERLSAIHHEIYGTFAGLDRGPSPEQVESFVAALRQAGVENDVHIYDDVNHGFWLYVERDPKNEEPALDAWERLKAYLKRTIGSD; this is encoded by the coding sequence ATGCCCGTTGCGTACGTTGCGTGCATCATACTTGCCGTTGCGGCGCTGGCGATCCACGGGCAGCAGATACCGTACGCGCCGACGTCCGAAAGCGAGATCCCCGAAGCCATTCTCGGCAAGGCCGGCGCACCCCGCGGCGGCGACCTGGCTTATTTCGATGAAGACCAGGCGACCAGGGGTTATCTCGCGGAACCGGAAGGGCCGGGTCCCCGGGGCGCCGTCATACTGATCCACGAATGGAACGGCCTCGTGGACCGCGTCAGGCAGGTGGCCGACGCGCTGGCCGCGGAGGGCTACGTCGCCCTGGCGGCCGACCTGTATTCGGGCCGAACGGGAAGCAACCGCGACGAGAACATGGCGCTCGTGCGGGAAACGCTGGACGACATGGACAAGATCATCCGCAACCTGGACGCGGCGGCGGCCTACCTGAGATCGCGGCCGGACGTGAACGGCAAGATCGGTGCCATGGGCTGGTGCTACGGCGGCGGAGTCGCCCTGAGCTACGCCCTGGGCGGCGAGAACCATGACGCCACCGCCATCTTCTACGGACGCCTGCTCGACGATCCCGAAAGACTCAGCGCCATTCACCACGAGATATACGGGACCTTCGCCGGACTCGACCGCGGTCCCTCGCCCGAACAGGTGGAGAGCTTCGTCGCCGCGCTTCGCCAGGCCGGCGTGGAGAACGACGTGCACATCTACGACGACGTCAACCACGGGTTCTGGCTGTACGTGGAGCGCGATCCGAAGAACGAAGAACCCGCGCTGGACGCCTGGGAGCGGCTGAAGGCCTATCTCAAGCGCACCATTGGTAGCGATTGA
- a CDS encoding aldolase/citrate lyase family protein, protein MKNKLKEKLRNGEVTYGISVGTPSNDIVELASNLAFDWIWFDGEHGPLNAEILHPMIQATRGRDVTPLVRVPWNDMVHIKKALDIGAEGLIIPWVNNREQAEYAVRAAKYPPMGIRGMGARFLNTAGLDLAEYLRTANEETFIMVQIETVEAVDNLDEILTTPGVDAFLVGPNDLAASHGYVGQPTHPEMEKVVKGIMDRGKELGVPGGYAFISMDANRKRIEEGFQWITLGSDMGFLAQAARAALAEVGR, encoded by the coding sequence ATGAAAAACAAGCTGAAAGAGAAGCTGCGCAACGGTGAAGTGACCTACGGCATATCTGTCGGCACCCCCAGTAACGACATCGTGGAGCTGGCGTCGAACCTGGCCTTCGACTGGATCTGGTTCGACGGAGAACACGGTCCGTTGAATGCCGAGATCCTTCATCCCATGATCCAGGCGACCCGGGGCCGGGACGTCACTCCGCTCGTCCGCGTGCCGTGGAACGACATGGTGCATATCAAGAAGGCGCTGGACATCGGGGCGGAAGGCCTGATCATTCCCTGGGTCAACAACCGGGAGCAGGCGGAGTACGCCGTCCGCGCGGCCAAGTATCCGCCCATGGGCATCCGCGGAATGGGCGCCCGGTTCCTGAATACCGCGGGACTGGATCTGGCCGAATACCTCCGCACCGCCAACGAAGAAACCTTCATCATGGTCCAGATCGAAACCGTCGAAGCCGTGGACAACCTGGACGAAATTCTCACCACGCCCGGCGTCGATGCATTCCTGGTCGGGCCGAACGACCTCGCGGCCTCCCATGGATACGTGGGCCAGCCGACGCACCCGGAGATGGAGAAAGTCGTCAAGGGGATCATGGACCGGGGAAAGGAACTCGGCGTGCCCGGCGGATACGCGTTCATCTCGATGGACGCCAACCGGAAGCGGATAGAAGAGGGCTTCCAGTGGATCACCCTCGGAAGCGATATGGGGTTCCTGGCCCAGGCGGCCCGGGCGGCACTCGCGGAGGTCGGCAGGTAG
- the hisD gene encoding histidinol dehydrogenase, producing MNIRIMSAEEAKSSILRRRPLNEAMHAPEIEARNRKLFGEPLTAEKAVARIIDDVRNSGDDAIRRYARLLDGSAPDAFEVPRSEIDEAAESLPSDLRDALETAAERIRSFQARQPAGSWTHWDEEGGTGQIVRPLDRVGVYVPGGGAAYPSSLLMAVIPARVAGVRNVVVATPPGRDGAVPPVVLAAASVAGVDAVYRIGGAQAIAAMAHGTATVPRVDKIVGPGNVYVTVAKRLVYGIVDIDQLAGPTETLLIADETASPDLAAADLLAQAEHDTMASALLITPSSTLALAVQQAVEEQLTELDRADTIRSSLVQHGGIVLVSSLEEAAELANAYAPEHLCLLVAYPWPLVDGIQNAGGIFVGEHSSEALGDYVTGPSHIMPTGGSARFHSPLSVRDFLKITSLFAVNERAEKRLGPSAIRLADAEGLSAHAMAIRRRLSKDRNED from the coding sequence ATGAACATCCGGATAATGTCCGCCGAAGAGGCCAAGTCGAGTATCCTGCGGAGGCGTCCGCTGAACGAGGCCATGCACGCACCGGAAATCGAAGCACGGAACAGGAAACTGTTCGGCGAGCCACTGACGGCGGAAAAGGCGGTAGCCCGCATCATCGACGACGTCAGAAACAGCGGGGATGATGCGATCAGGCGGTACGCCCGGCTGCTGGACGGAAGCGCTCCTGACGCCTTCGAGGTCCCCCGGTCCGAAATCGACGAGGCGGCCGAATCGCTGCCTTCCGATTTGCGCGATGCCCTGGAAACCGCGGCTGAGCGCATTCGGTCATTTCAAGCGCGCCAGCCGGCCGGGTCCTGGACGCACTGGGATGAAGAGGGCGGCACCGGCCAGATCGTCCGGCCGCTGGATCGGGTGGGCGTCTACGTGCCCGGCGGAGGCGCGGCCTATCCTTCCTCGCTGCTGATGGCCGTGATCCCCGCCCGGGTAGCGGGTGTACGGAATGTGGTCGTGGCCACGCCTCCCGGAAGAGACGGCGCGGTTCCGCCCGTCGTGCTGGCCGCGGCCTCCGTAGCGGGTGTGGACGCGGTCTACCGCATCGGCGGCGCCCAGGCGATCGCGGCGATGGCCCACGGCACCGCGACGGTTCCACGCGTCGACAAGATCGTGGGTCCGGGAAACGTGTACGTGACCGTGGCCAAGCGCCTGGTGTACGGGATCGTGGATATCGACCAGCTCGCCGGCCCCACCGAGACCCTGCTCATCGCCGACGAGACGGCCAGCCCGGACCTCGCGGCGGCCGACCTGCTGGCGCAGGCCGAGCACGATACGATGGCGAGCGCCCTATTGATCACGCCGTCGTCCACGCTGGCCCTGGCGGTGCAACAGGCCGTGGAGGAGCAACTGACCGAACTGGACCGAGCGGACACCATCCGTTCTTCCCTGGTGCAGCACGGAGGGATCGTGCTTGTATCGAGTCTGGAAGAGGCGGCCGAACTGGCCAATGCCTACGCGCCAGAGCACCTGTGCCTGCTGGTGGCGTATCCCTGGCCGCTGGTGGACGGGATTCAAAACGCCGGGGGGATCTTCGTGGGAGAACATTCCTCCGAGGCCCTGGGCGACTACGTTACCGGCCCCAGCCACATCATGCCCACCGGGGGCAGCGCCCGGTTCCACTCGCCCTTGAGCGTCCGGGACTTCCTGAAGATCACCAGCCTGTTCGCGGTCAACGAACGGGCCGAGAAACGATTGGGACCGTCCGCGATCCGGCTCGCGGATGCCGAAGGCCTGTCCGCCCACGCCATGGCCATTCGACGGCGGCTTTCGAAAGACCGGAACGAGGACTGA
- a CDS encoding DUF1611 domain-containing protein yields MVILTEGQLGTFSSKTAASLVRYKADETVAVLDSAYAGKRLEDVLEVGTGIPIVATLQEAMAFEPTSLVIGIATPGGVLPNAWREVIHEAIEHGLEVVNGLHTFLNEDEAFARHAGQKGVRLWDVRQPPGDLDVGRHQVHGLPNLRVLTVGADSSIGKKIAAIEIDRAAREAGWDAEFVATGQTGIMIAGSGIAVDTVAADYISGAAERLVLERKHRELLVIEGQGTILHPSYSGVSLGLLHGVAPQALVLCHQPGRDVMRNLPVAVPSYAEMITAHETIARPLFPCRVVAVSLNCIGLSQDDARREVDQVSRETGLPATDCVKFGCGPILEALAPLRPAKGNTP; encoded by the coding sequence ATGGTAATTCTCACCGAGGGCCAACTGGGCACGTTCTCCTCCAAGACGGCCGCGTCACTGGTCCGCTATAAGGCCGACGAGACCGTGGCGGTGCTCGACAGTGCGTACGCCGGCAAGCGGCTGGAAGACGTGCTCGAGGTGGGTACGGGCATCCCGATCGTGGCGACGCTTCAGGAAGCGATGGCCTTCGAACCGACCTCGCTGGTCATCGGCATCGCGACGCCGGGGGGCGTTCTGCCCAATGCCTGGAGGGAAGTCATCCACGAGGCTATCGAGCACGGGCTAGAGGTGGTGAACGGGCTGCATACTTTTCTCAACGAAGACGAGGCCTTCGCCCGGCATGCCGGGCAGAAAGGCGTGCGGCTGTGGGACGTACGGCAGCCGCCCGGAGACCTGGACGTGGGGCGGCACCAGGTCCACGGCCTCCCCAACCTGCGCGTACTGACCGTCGGCGCCGATTCCAGCATCGGCAAGAAGATCGCCGCGATCGAAATCGACCGCGCGGCCCGCGAGGCGGGCTGGGACGCCGAGTTCGTGGCCACCGGGCAGACCGGCATCATGATCGCGGGTTCGGGCATCGCGGTGGATACGGTGGCGGCGGACTACATATCGGGCGCGGCGGAGAGACTCGTGCTGGAACGCAAGCACCGTGAACTGCTGGTCATCGAAGGGCAGGGCACGATTCTGCATCCTTCCTATTCGGGCGTATCGCTCGGTCTGCTCCACGGGGTCGCGCCACAGGCCCTGGTACTGTGCCACCAGCCAGGGAGGGACGTGATGCGCAACCTCCCCGTGGCCGTGCCGTCCTACGCGGAGATGATCACAGCCCACGAGACCATTGCCCGGCCCCTGTTCCCCTGCCGGGTGGTGGCCGTATCACTTAACTGCATCGGCTTGTCCCAGGACGATGCCAGGCGGGAGGTGGACCAGGTCAGCAGGGAGACCGGGCTCCCGGCGACGGACTGCGTGAAATTCGGTTGCGGTCCCATTCTCGAGGCGCTGGCGCCGCTGAGGCCCGCGAAGGGGAATACCCCATGA
- a CDS encoding Gfo/Idh/MocA family oxidoreductase, whose protein sequence is MSPHGMDAGAVWMRARGITVIRTGIVGYGLAGRLFHAYLVSRTEGLKLAAVASRDPERRAQAHRDGSVDTYMTLTDLLADDGIQLIILATPHHTHASLAIEAMEAGRHLVVDKVMCMSAAEAGEMIAVSRRRGVMLSVFHNRRWDWGYLTVRKAVEDGLLGEPFLVERAVHRFRASRGWRTSRAESGGLLFDWGAHLVDQGLQLLAGRPEAIHCKGHKRLWEGDIEDHVTCTLYFETGAEYRMEISNLSHISKPHWYVLGTRGSLVKTGLDPQEDWMKKGRIEDAVEAPEDRVRVATERDGAVEEMILDPVKGSWVDYYRNIAAVLTEGAELAVQPREMLELMKVLDAATESLETGRVVSMS, encoded by the coding sequence ATGAGCCCGCATGGCATGGATGCGGGCGCGGTATGGATGCGGGCGCGGGGCATTACCGTGATACGAACGGGCATCGTAGGCTACGGACTGGCGGGACGGCTTTTCCATGCCTACCTGGTTTCGCGGACCGAGGGGTTGAAACTCGCCGCTGTGGCCAGCCGGGACCCGGAACGCCGGGCGCAGGCGCATCGGGACGGGTCCGTGGATACCTACATGACCCTGACCGATCTCCTGGCGGACGACGGCATCCAGTTGATCATCCTGGCCACGCCTCACCATACCCACGCGTCCCTGGCCATCGAGGCCATGGAGGCCGGGAGACACCTGGTCGTCGACAAGGTCATGTGCATGTCGGCCGCCGAAGCCGGGGAAATGATCGCGGTCAGCCGGCGGCGCGGGGTCATGCTGAGCGTCTTCCACAACCGCCGCTGGGACTGGGGCTATCTGACCGTGCGCAAGGCGGTGGAGGATGGCCTGCTTGGTGAACCTTTTCTGGTCGAAAGGGCGGTGCACCGGTTCCGGGCATCCCGGGGCTGGCGAACGAGCCGGGCGGAAAGCGGCGGCCTGCTTTTCGACTGGGGCGCGCACCTGGTCGACCAGGGGCTGCAGCTGCTGGCCGGCCGTCCCGAGGCGATCCACTGCAAAGGCCACAAACGCCTGTGGGAAGGGGACATTGAAGATCATGTCACCTGCACGCTGTATTTCGAAACGGGTGCCGAGTACCGGATGGAAATCAGCAATCTTTCGCATATTTCCAAGCCCCACTGGTACGTGCTGGGTACCCGGGGATCCCTGGTAAAGACGGGGCTCGATCCCCAGGAGGACTGGATGAAGAAGGGCAGGATCGAGGACGCGGTGGAGGCACCCGAAGACCGTGTACGGGTGGCCACGGAGCGGGACGGAGCGGTTGAGGAGATGATCCTGGATCCGGTGAAAGGCAGTTGGGTGGACTACTACCGGAACATCGCGGCAGTACTGACGGAAGGCGCCGAACTGGCCGTCCAGCCTCGCGAGATGCTGGAGCTCATGAAGGTACTGGACGCTGCCACGGAATCCCTGGAAACCGGCCGCGTTGTTTCGATGAGTTGA
- a CDS encoding sulfatase-like hydrolase/transferase, with protein sequence MASSRPNVLCILTDDQGVWAAGCYGNGEIRTPHIDRIAETGVRFDRFFVATPVCSPSRATLLTGRIPSQHGVHDWIKGGNVGEGAASYLDGETTYTDVLAGHGWRCGLSGKWHLGNSTLPQHGFSHWFTHQFGGGPYNDAPMVRNGLPVTEPGYVTNVITDDALAFIDRHANQDDPFYLSVHYTAPHSPWTGHPQDIVDSYDDCPFDSCPQEPVHPWAGGLTRECMGDRESLKGYFAAVTAMDLDVGRLLDRLDHHGIREDTLVVFLSDNGFSLGHHGFWGKGNGTSPLNMYENSILVPALVSQPGRLPEGAVQPAMISAYDFMPTLLSYLDLPVPWDRNLPGRNAVDAWMFGVARGDQPARSARSDQPGGAARDVSSDADRDEQAASTEASDAGRDHVVVFDEYGGTRMIRTESWKYVHRYPDGPNELYNLANDPDERANLADDAGYAGRRRSLHGELEDWFERYADPDRDGWSWPVSGAGQLRPVGGARDDDSPAFEQLTS encoded by the coding sequence ATGGCATCATCGCGACCGAACGTGCTCTGCATCCTCACCGACGACCAGGGCGTCTGGGCGGCGGGCTGTTACGGCAACGGGGAAATCCGTACGCCGCACATCGACCGGATCGCGGAGACCGGGGTGCGCTTCGACCGTTTCTTCGTGGCCACGCCTGTCTGCTCCCCCAGCCGCGCGACCCTGCTGACCGGCCGGATCCCCTCCCAGCATGGCGTGCACGACTGGATCAAGGGAGGCAATGTGGGCGAGGGCGCGGCCTCCTATCTCGATGGAGAAACGACGTATACCGATGTGCTCGCGGGCCACGGCTGGCGATGCGGCCTCAGCGGCAAGTGGCACCTGGGCAACAGCACCCTGCCCCAGCACGGGTTTTCCCACTGGTTCACCCACCAGTTCGGCGGCGGTCCCTACAATGATGCACCTATGGTCCGGAACGGCCTCCCGGTCACCGAACCGGGTTACGTTACGAACGTCATTACCGACGATGCGCTGGCCTTCATAGACCGGCACGCCAACCAGGATGATCCGTTCTACCTGAGTGTCCACTATACCGCGCCGCACAGTCCGTGGACGGGACATCCGCAGGATATTGTCGATTCCTACGATGACTGCCCATTCGACTCCTGCCCCCAGGAGCCTGTCCACCCCTGGGCGGGCGGCCTGACCCGCGAATGCATGGGTGACCGGGAGAGCCTGAAGGGCTACTTCGCGGCCGTCACGGCCATGGACCTCGACGTCGGCCGGTTGCTGGACCGGCTCGATCATCACGGCATCCGGGAAGACACCCTGGTGGTCTTCCTGAGCGACAACGGATTCAGCCTGGGACACCACGGGTTCTGGGGCAAGGGCAACGGGACCAGCCCGCTGAATATGTACGAGAACTCCATCCTGGTTCCTGCGCTCGTCAGCCAGCCCGGACGCCTGCCCGAAGGCGCCGTGCAGCCGGCGATGATCAGCGCCTACGATTTCATGCCCACACTCCTGTCCTACCTGGATCTGCCAGTGCCCTGGGACCGCAATCTGCCCGGGCGAAACGCAGTGGACGCCTGGATGTTCGGGGTGGCCCGGGGCGACCAGCCAGCGCGGTCCGCTCGGTCCGACCAGCCCGGAGGGGCAGCCCGGGACGTATCGTCCGACGCCGACCGGGACGAACAGGCGGCATCGACCGAGGCGTCCGACGCCGGCCGGGACCACGTCGTGGTATTCGACGAATACGGTGGCACGCGCATGATCCGCACCGAATCCTGGAAGTACGTGCACCGGTATCCCGACGGACCCAACGAACTGTACAACCTGGCGAACGATCCGGACGAACGGGCGAATCTCGCGGACGACGCCGGTTACGCCGGCAGGCGCCGGTCGCTGCACGGAGAATTGGAGGACTGGTTCGAACGCTATGCCGACCCGGACCGGGACGGCTGGTCCTGGCCGGTCTCCGGCGCCGGCCAGCTAAGGCCCGTCGGCGGCGCACGGGATGACGACTCGCCGGCTTTCGAACAACTGACATCGTGA
- a CDS encoding sugar phosphate isomerase/epimerase encodes MAASKIAVTLYTLRDFVQTPADISATLKKVKSIGYDHIQLSALGPVDPAELGNMIRDAGLHVCATHVPFERLQDEPNKVIEEHRLWGCEHIAVGSMPRSYWDDPDGFSRFAADASVVALRLKKAGMSFSYHNHHTELVRVGGRTGLAILVEDSDPALCFEIDTYWIQYGGGDPIHWIERVSNRCPVIHFKDLGVSGRDQVMAEIGEGNMNWPGIVAACETAGAQWYVVEQDTCAGDPFDSIAVSYRNMTAMGL; translated from the coding sequence ATGGCTGCAAGCAAAATCGCCGTTACGCTCTATACGTTGCGCGACTTCGTGCAGACGCCGGCCGACATTTCGGCCACCCTGAAGAAAGTCAAGTCCATCGGCTATGACCATATACAACTTTCGGCCCTCGGTCCCGTCGATCCCGCAGAACTCGGCAACATGATCCGGGACGCCGGCCTGCACGTCTGTGCCACGCACGTGCCCTTCGAACGGCTGCAGGATGAACCGAACAAAGTCATCGAAGAACACCGCCTCTGGGGGTGCGAGCATATCGCCGTCGGTTCCATGCCGCGGTCCTACTGGGACGATCCGGACGGGTTCTCCCGGTTCGCGGCGGACGCGTCGGTCGTGGCGCTCAGGCTGAAGAAAGCCGGCATGTCCTTCAGCTACCACAATCACCATACGGAACTCGTGCGCGTGGGTGGACGGACGGGACTGGCCATCCTGGTGGAGGACAGCGACCCCGCCCTGTGTTTCGAGATCGACACCTACTGGATCCAGTACGGCGGGGGCGATCCGATCCACTGGATCGAACGGGTAAGCAACCGGTGCCCGGTCATCCACTTCAAGGACCTGGGCGTGTCGGGCAGGGATCAGGTGATGGCCGAGATCGGCGAGGGGAACATGAACTGGCCCGGTATCGTCGCCGCCTGCGAGACCGCCGGGGCCCAGTGGTACGTGGTCGAGCAGGATACCTGCGCAGGCGATCCCTTCGACAGTATCGCCGTCAGCTACCGCAACATGACCGCCATGGGACTATGA
- a CDS encoding SDR family NAD(P)-dependent oxidoreductase codes for MIDLSGKTALISGSSRGIGKGIALEMARAGADVAVNYFRHRQDGEAVAEEIRAMGRRAVVIGADASDRSAVDEMVDRTAKDLGGPDIVVANAYYSTREPFLEMDVDELRKTYDVSLFGAFHVAQAGARTMAAGGKGGSILFISSVMSFLPFPTSLAYSSAKAGMNHMAAIIALELLEHRIRVNVIEPGWTDTPGERQYSTEQELEEGGKRLPWGRMGTIEDLGKAATFLCSDAADYITGEVLRVDGGFWLKRGTASIKE; via the coding sequence ATGATCGATCTTTCCGGCAAGACAGCGCTGATCAGCGGTTCCTCCCGCGGGATCGGCAAAGGCATCGCACTGGAGATGGCCCGCGCCGGGGCGGACGTTGCCGTCAACTACTTCCGCCACCGGCAGGACGGCGAGGCCGTAGCGGAGGAAATCCGGGCCATGGGGCGGCGGGCGGTTGTCATCGGCGCGGACGCGTCGGACCGGTCCGCCGTTGACGAGATGGTGGACCGGACCGCCAAGGATCTCGGCGGGCCTGATATCGTCGTGGCCAATGCCTACTATTCCACGCGGGAGCCCTTTCTCGAGATGGACGTGGATGAACTTCGGAAAACCTACGATGTCAGCCTCTTCGGCGCCTTCCACGTGGCCCAGGCCGGCGCCCGGACGATGGCGGCCGGCGGGAAGGGGGGCAGCATCCTCTTCATCAGTTCAGTCATGTCCTTCCTCCCCTTCCCCACATCGCTCGCCTACTCTTCGGCCAAGGCCGGCATGAACCACATGGCGGCCATTATCGCCCTCGAGCTGCTGGAGCACCGAATCCGCGTGAACGTGATCGAACCCGGGTGGACCGACACGCCCGGCGAGCGGCAGTATTCCACGGAACAGGAACTCGAGGAGGGCGGCAAGCGGCTTCCCTGGGGCCGGATGGGCACGATCGAGGACCTGGGCAAGGCCGCCACTTTTCTTTGTTCCGACGCCGCGGACTACATCACCGGAGAAGTCTTGCGCGTAGACGGTGGCTTCTGGCTCAAGCGCGGCACGGCCTCCAT